A stretch of Geotrypetes seraphini chromosome 2, aGeoSer1.1, whole genome shotgun sequence DNA encodes these proteins:
- the LOC117354440 gene encoding uncharacterized protein LOC117354440 isoform X2 yields the protein MLRRRRGRGREEAAEAPRGRRGNGRGPGRAGFAMKKPEVVSRIEQGEEPWVMENAGSSISGTNTILTILERLEKRMARIEHHQILFLTHLFKHLKPAATLEKDKEPVLSVANLDRRKRTVQEDRRKRTVQEVRRVMLGRQKRVKLQKPSVCIEPVQRVMMLRKEQEINRGVMDKTYQEDKMERCTMNYGNVDKSSASHNALDLSKTDFYNKLDHSSTKRNSVGQNSLGHNTSGNVSVDHTAKSWISKTHTARTHSSTRYNSRGRSSIKYNTKVHSSIDNSFKGFISKAHSMKSHNSTGLNSTGLSSIENHGRYSSFMDHKFLDCASIDHSTKRHSSIYSTTIAHSTANHNIKSFSPVSHKIISHRSKNKNGMDSNDQNTLSGSSIEYNLGLNSMDQNSTDHNNVNQSSMSHCLVDHRNTELNNMGQRPIKQKTFKKEQEEHLVYPSLVNDDYSAGTETSLMNRSRCMPTEICQDNKTNISPLKEDTPVTKEIPQKISTPVLANIIRMPAKLRRLSQKKQSKLGVRASLAYKMNRICLPDIEMCNVSKERVRELYIGSQGSLLRFAGWIFRSLVPLQTYKQWCHVANFTGTNGKMAIPNNVKSKLMELVEENFGTTNMREKQQIRDGVNNQLRNPRKTDFHPGL from the exons TTCTTACAATATTGGAGCGATTGGAGAAGCGCATGGCTAGAATTGAACATCATCAGATACTTTTCCTGACTCATCTTTTCAAGCATTTGAAGCCTGCTGCGACCCTAGAAAAAGACAAG GAACCTGTGCTATCAGTGGCAAACTTAGACAGAAGGAAAAGAACCGTACAAGAAGACAGAAGGAAAAGAACCGTACAAGAAGTGAGAAGAGTTATGTTGGGAAGACAGAAGCGGGTGAAGTTGCAGAAGCCTTCAGTCTGCATTGAGCCAGTGCAAAGAGTGATGATGTTGAGGAAAGAACAGGAGATCAATCGTGGTGTAATGGACAAAACTTATCAGGAGGATAAGATGGAGCGCTGCACCATGAATTATGGAAATGTAGATAAAAGTTCTGCAAGTCATAATGCCCTAGACCTCAGCAAAACGGACTTCTACAACAAATTGGACCACAGCTCCACAAAACGTAACAGCGTGGGCCAGAACTCTTTAGGCCACAACACCTCAGGTAATGTCTCTGTGGACCACACCGCTAAAAGCTGGATCTCCAAAACACATACGGCCAGGACTCATAGTTCCACAAGATACAATTCCAGGGGCCGTAGCTCCATAAAGTACAACACCAAAGTCCATAGTTCTATAGACAACAGCTTCAAAGGCTTTATCTCCAAAGCCCACTCCATGAAGAGCCATAACTCCACAGGTCTCAACAGCACAGGCCTTAGCTCCATAGAAAATCATGGTAGGTACAGTAGTTTCATGGATCATAAGTTCTTAGACTGTGCTTCTATAGACCACAGTACCAAAAGACATAGCTCCATATACAGCACCACCATAGCCCATAGCACTGCAAACCACAATATAAAGAGCTTCAGTCCAGTATCACACAAGATAATAAGCCATAGGTCCAAAAACAAAAATGGGATGGACTCCAATGACCAAAACACCCTAAGTGGTAGTTCCATAGAGTATAACTTGGGCCTTAATTCCATGGATCAGAACTCCACTGATCACAATAATGTGAATCAAAGCTCCATGAGTCATTGTTTAGTAGATCACAGAAATACAGAGCTCAACAATATGGGTCAGAGACCCATAAAGCAAAAGACTTTTAAGAAGGAACAGGAGGAACATCTAGTGTATCCCTCACTTGTAAATGACGATTATAGTGCAGGGACAGAGACATCATTGATGAACAGAAGTAGATGTATGCCGACAGAAATCTGTCAGGACAATAAGACAAATATCAGCCCACTGAAGGAAGATACCCCGGTGACAAAAGAGATACCACAGAAAATATCTACCCCAGTTCTAGCCAACATCATACGGATGCCAGCCAAACTGAGACGGCTGAGCCAAAAGAAACAAAGCAAACTGGGGGTGAGAGCTTCTTTAGCTTACAAAATGAACAGAATATGCCTTCCGGATATTGAGATGTGCAATGTCAGCAAGGAGCGAGTGCGAGAGCTGTACATTGGATCACAGGGCAGTTTACTGAGGTTTGCAGGATGGATCTTCCGCTCGCTTGTCCCGCTGCAGACCTATAAGCAGTGGTGCCATGTGGCAAACTTCACTGGAACCAATGGTAAAATGGCCATTCCAAACAATGTGAAGAGCAAGCTGATGGAACTGGTGGAAGAGAATTTTGGCACTACAAATATGAGGGAGAAACAACAAATCAGGGATGGGGTGAACAATCAGCTCAGAAATCCCAGGAAAACAGATTTCCATCCGGGATTGTAA
- the LOC117354440 gene encoding zinc finger protein 354A-like isoform X3, which yields MQENYDSLESLGFAMKKPEVVSRIEQGEEPWVMENAGSSISGTNTILTILERLEKRMARIEHHQILFLTHLFKHLKPAATLEKDKEPVLSVANLDRRKRTVQEDRRKRTVQEVRRVMLGRQKRVKLQKPSVCIEPVQRVMMLRKEQEINRGVMDKTYQEDKMERCTMNYGNVDKSSASHNALDLSKTDFYNKLDHSSTKRNSVGQNSLGHNTSGNVSVDHTAKSWISKTHTARTHSSTRYNSRGRSSIKYNTKVHSSIDNSFKGFISKAHSMKSHNSTGLNSTGLSSIENHGRYSSFMDHKFLDCASIDHSTKRHSSIYSTTIAHSTANHNIKSFSPVSHKIISHRSKNKNGMDSNDQNTLSGSSIEYNLGLNSMDQNSTDHNNVNQSSMSHCLVDHRNTELNNMGQRPIKQKTFKKEQEEHLVYPSLVNDDYSAGTETSLMNRSRCMPTEICQDNKTNISPLKEDTPVTKEIPQKISTPVLANIIRMPAKLRRLSQKKQSKLGVRASLAYKMNRICLPDIEMCNVSKERVRELYIGSQGSLLRFAGWIFRSLVPLQTYKQWCHVANFTGTNGKMAIPNNVKSKLMELVEENFGTTNMREKQQIRDGVNNQLRNPRKTDFHPGL from the exons TTCTTACAATATTGGAGCGATTGGAGAAGCGCATGGCTAGAATTGAACATCATCAGATACTTTTCCTGACTCATCTTTTCAAGCATTTGAAGCCTGCTGCGACCCTAGAAAAAGACAAG GAACCTGTGCTATCAGTGGCAAACTTAGACAGAAGGAAAAGAACCGTACAAGAAGACAGAAGGAAAAGAACCGTACAAGAAGTGAGAAGAGTTATGTTGGGAAGACAGAAGCGGGTGAAGTTGCAGAAGCCTTCAGTCTGCATTGAGCCAGTGCAAAGAGTGATGATGTTGAGGAAAGAACAGGAGATCAATCGTGGTGTAATGGACAAAACTTATCAGGAGGATAAGATGGAGCGCTGCACCATGAATTATGGAAATGTAGATAAAAGTTCTGCAAGTCATAATGCCCTAGACCTCAGCAAAACGGACTTCTACAACAAATTGGACCACAGCTCCACAAAACGTAACAGCGTGGGCCAGAACTCTTTAGGCCACAACACCTCAGGTAATGTCTCTGTGGACCACACCGCTAAAAGCTGGATCTCCAAAACACATACGGCCAGGACTCATAGTTCCACAAGATACAATTCCAGGGGCCGTAGCTCCATAAAGTACAACACCAAAGTCCATAGTTCTATAGACAACAGCTTCAAAGGCTTTATCTCCAAAGCCCACTCCATGAAGAGCCATAACTCCACAGGTCTCAACAGCACAGGCCTTAGCTCCATAGAAAATCATGGTAGGTACAGTAGTTTCATGGATCATAAGTTCTTAGACTGTGCTTCTATAGACCACAGTACCAAAAGACATAGCTCCATATACAGCACCACCATAGCCCATAGCACTGCAAACCACAATATAAAGAGCTTCAGTCCAGTATCACACAAGATAATAAGCCATAGGTCCAAAAACAAAAATGGGATGGACTCCAATGACCAAAACACCCTAAGTGGTAGTTCCATAGAGTATAACTTGGGCCTTAATTCCATGGATCAGAACTCCACTGATCACAATAATGTGAATCAAAGCTCCATGAGTCATTGTTTAGTAGATCACAGAAATACAGAGCTCAACAATATGGGTCAGAGACCCATAAAGCAAAAGACTTTTAAGAAGGAACAGGAGGAACATCTAGTGTATCCCTCACTTGTAAATGACGATTATAGTGCAGGGACAGAGACATCATTGATGAACAGAAGTAGATGTATGCCGACAGAAATCTGTCAGGACAATAAGACAAATATCAGCCCACTGAAGGAAGATACCCCGGTGACAAAAGAGATACCACAGAAAATATCTACCCCAGTTCTAGCCAACATCATACGGATGCCAGCCAAACTGAGACGGCTGAGCCAAAAGAAACAAAGCAAACTGGGGGTGAGAGCTTCTTTAGCTTACAAAATGAACAGAATATGCCTTCCGGATATTGAGATGTGCAATGTCAGCAAGGAGCGAGTGCGAGAGCTGTACATTGGATCACAGGGCAGTTTACTGAGGTTTGCAGGATGGATCTTCCGCTCGCTTGTCCCGCTGCAGACCTATAAGCAGTGGTGCCATGTGGCAAACTTCACTGGAACCAATGGTAAAATGGCCATTCCAAACAATGTGAAGAGCAAGCTGATGGAACTGGTGGAAGAGAATTTTGGCACTACAAATATGAGGGAGAAACAACAAATCAGGGATGGGGTGAACAATCAGCTCAGAAATCCCAGGAAAACAGATTTCCATCCGGGATTGTAA